The Arachis hypogaea cultivar Tifrunner chromosome 19, arahy.Tifrunner.gnm2.J5K5, whole genome shotgun sequence genome has a window encoding:
- the LOC112777505 gene encoding endonuclease 2, producing MECYRMQVVVIVSLMLLFPNTQGWGEDGHAIVCKIAQSRLGDTASEAVKKLLPEYAENDLASVCSWADHVKFIFHWSSALHFADTPDNLCNFQYNRDCKDQNGEKGRCVVGAINNYTNQLLSYGRNKVHSQYNLTQALLFLSHFMGDIHQPLHVGFLGDKGGNTIDVHWYKQKQNLHHVWDDSIIETAEERFYGSEIGDFINAIQENITKEWDSEVKGWETCNSNQTTCPDIYASESIKAACQWAYKGVTEGSVLGDDYFLSRLPTVNLRLAQGGVRLAATLNRIFG from the exons ATGGAGTGTTACAGAATGCAGGTAGTGGTTATAGTCTCATTGATGCTTCTGTTTCCAAACACACAAGGCTGGGGAGAAGATGGGCATGCCATAGTTTGCAAGATTGCTCAG TCTCGCCTTGGCGACACCGCATCGGAGGCTGTAAAGAAACTGCTGCCAGAGTATGCAGAAAATGACCTGGCGAGTGTATGTTCTTGGGCTGATCATGTCAAGTTCATATTCCATTGGTCTTCAGCTTTGCACTTTGCTGATACACCGGACAATCTCTGCAATTTCCAGTACAACC GGGATTGCAAGGATCAGAATGGAGAAAAGGGAAGATGTGTTGTGGGAGCTATCAACAATTACACCAACCAGCTTCTTAGCTATGGAAGAAACAAAGTTCATTCTCAAT ATAACCTCACTCAAGCTCTTCTATTCCTTTCTCATTTCATGGGAGATATCCATCAG CCTCTACATGTTGGGTTTCTTGGAGATAAGGGAGGTAACACAATTGATGTTCACTGGTACAAACAGAAGCAAAATCTTCACCAT GTTTGGGATGATAGCATAATTGAGACAGCAGAAGAAAGATTCTATGGTTCTGAGATAGGCGACTTCATCAATGCCATTCAAGAAAACATTACG AAAGAATGGGATTCCGAAGTTAAAGGATGGGAAACCTGCAATTCCAATCAGACAACATGCCCAGATAT ATATGCATCTGAAAGTATAAAAGCAGCGTGTCAATGGGCATATAAGGGTGTCACCGAAGGTTCAGTGCTCGGAG ATGATTACTTCTTATCACGTTTACCAACTGTCAATTTGCGATTAGCTCAGGGAGGAGTTAGACTTGCTGCAACTCTCAATCGTATTTTTGGCTGA
- the LOC112777506 gene encoding uncharacterized protein isoform X1, producing MSHRLLPDSLRQQIRQYEQYKWQETRGVDEDNLICNLPKDLRRDIKRHLCLALLMRVGGSSPSLGATIYASRFAANALRLLCHNHTRKTRMPERIPPMLLQKPAEPDFTDEEQAACSRCNVYHIFRGNKAYVPHRGGQKKVTLK from the exons ATGTCTCATAGACTCCTCCCTGACAGCCTTAGGCAGCAAATCAGACAATATGAGCAGTACAAATGGCAAGAAACCAGAGGTGTTGATGAGGATAACTTGATTTGCAATCTTCCAAAGGATTTGAGAAGGGACATTAAGCGCCATCTTTGCTTGGCTTTGCTGATGAGA GTAGGTGGTAGCTCACCAAGTCTAGGTGCCACCATATATGCCTCCAGGTTTGCTGCCAATGCACTTAGATTGTTGTGCCATAACCACACAAGGAAGACAAGGATGCCGGAGAGAATACCACCCATGCTGCTTCAGAAGCCTGCGGAACCTGATTTTACTGATGAAGAGCA GGCTGCCTGTTCTCGGTGCAATGTTTATCACATTTTTCGTGGAAACAAAG CTTATGTTCCACATAGAGGAGGCCAGAAAAAGGTCACGTTGAAATGA
- the LOC112777506 gene encoding uncharacterized protein isoform X2 has translation MSHRLLPDSLRQQIRQYEQYKWQETRGVDEDNLICNLPKDLRRDIKRHLCLALLMRVPPYMPPGLLPMHLDCCAITTQGRQGCRREYHPCCFRSLRNLILLMKSRLPVLGAMFITFFVETKLMFHIEEARKRSR, from the exons ATGTCTCATAGACTCCTCCCTGACAGCCTTAGGCAGCAAATCAGACAATATGAGCAGTACAAATGGCAAGAAACCAGAGGTGTTGATGAGGATAACTTGATTTGCAATCTTCCAAAGGATTTGAGAAGGGACATTAAGCGCCATCTTTGCTTGGCTTTGCTGATGAGA GTGCCACCATATATGCCTCCAGGTTTGCTGCCAATGCACTTAGATTGTTGTGCCATAACCACACAAGGAAGACAAGGATGCCGGAGAGAATACCACCCATGCTGCTTCAGAAGCCTGCGGAACCTGATTTTACTGATGAAGAGCA GGCTGCCTGTTCTCGGTGCAATGTTTATCACATTTTTCGTGGAAACAAAG CTTATGTTCCACATAGAGGAGGCCAGAAAAAGGTCACGTTGA